The Streptomyces sp. NBC_00576 genome contains the following window.
CTGGAGGACGAGTGCGGTGTTGCGTTCGCGCGTGTAGCGGCGGGCGTTGTCGATGCAGATCGCCGCGCGTCCGGCCAGCTCCTGGGCCAGGGAGACGTCGTCGTCCTCGAAGGGCGCGGGTCGCTCGGAGCGGTAGAACTGGACCGCGCCGAGGGTCGTGCCCCGGGCTCGCAGCGGCACGGTGATCAGTGAATGGATGCCTGCCCGGAGCACCCGCTCGCCCCGCACGGGATCCTGCGCGATCCAGTCACTGTCCGCGGTCAGCGTCGGTTCGAGCACGGGCTGCCTGCTCTCCAGGGCGCGGGCCTGCGGTGTGGAGGCGACGTAGCGGACCCCCTCACCGATCCCGTACAGCCAGGACTCCTCGTGCACGGCGCCCAGCGCGACCCGGCGCAGCGGGGTGTCGGCGCCGAGCGGCCCCGGTTCCTCGCCCCTCAGCACGGAGTCGGGCAGGTCGACCGCGGCGAAGTCGGCGAAGCGGGGGACGGCCACCTCCGTCAGTTCCTCGGCGGTGCGGGTGACGTCGAGGGTGGTGCCGATCCGGACCCCGGCGTCGTGCAGCAGCTCCAGCCGCCTGCGGGCCAGCACGGCGAGCCGTCCCACGCCGGGCTCGCCGACGAGGAGCAGCCATGCGTCGGTTTCGGTGGGCGCCGGCGACGGGGGCGGCTGGTCGGGGACCGCGCGCAGGACGACGGGGGGCGTCCGGGTCGGCTGCGGAACGGTCGGGACGCCCGCGACCGGGTTGGCGGTGGGAGCGGTGTGGCGCAGGCGCGGGCCGCCGAGGACCCGGGCCTCGACGACCACACCCGTCTCGCCGGCCGCTCCCTCGATCTGGCGGCGCAGCAGGGTGGCGCTACGGCCGCCGGACAGCAGCACCTCGTCGAGGGTGCGGTGCGGCGCGGCGATCAGCGCCTCGGCCTTCTCACGCAGGACCGCCAGGTCGATCGGGCCGAGCGCGTCGCCGTCGCGGGCGGGCTCATGACCTGCGGTTACGTGCGGAGGCCGGGTCTGGAGCCGGGGCGGCCAGCCGCCGACGGCACCCTCGTTCACATGCGGGCCGTGCGCGGCGTGGTCGGCCCGGCGGTACGCGGTGAGGAGCGCCCGTTCCCGCTCGGTGGCCTGCTCCAGCAGCCGCGTCTCGATGTCACGGACGGCTTCCCGGACGAACCGCATCATCGCGGGGTCACCGTCGTCGTGCAGACAGGTCAGATCGAGGACGGCTTCGATGCGGCCGCTGAGGGGGTTGCGGATGGGCGCGCCCGCACAGGCGAACGGTTGCAGACAGTCGGCGAAGTGTTCACGGCCGGCGACATAGACGGGGCTGCGGCCGGCGAGGGCGGTGCCGACACCGTTCGTACCCGCGGCTCGTTCGGAGGCGTCGAATCCGGGGGCGAAGTTGACCCCGTCGAGGCGGGCGCGCAGGGCCCGGTCGCCGCCGTACCGCTGGATCATACGAGCCTGTCCGTCGCAGAGCGCGACGGTCGTGTTCAGCTCCGCGAGCGATACGGTGAGGCGCTTCAGCACGGGCTCGGCGGCACGCAGGAACCGATGGTCGAGCGTCAGGTCGGGGGCGTACGGGATCAGCAGCCGGTCCGGCTCGACCCCTGCGTACCGGCATCGCTTCCACGAGTCGAGCACCGAGTCCCGTACATCCGAGTCGACCCGCGCACCGGCCAGAAAACGCTCATGGGCATCGACGAGACCGCCGATGGCGTCCCAGGCGACGGACAACGGGATCACTTCCTTCAAGCGATTCCACTGTAGACCCGTACGGCTTTTTTGTGAGGTGGATCACAGTGGATTGTGACTCTCACGACCGTGGCCGGAAGTGCGCCCCCGTCGACTGCTCCCCGGTGATGGTGGCCACGCAGCGCATGACGCGCAGGCCGTCGGCGTACTCGGTCTGCGTGGGCGGGAGTACGTCGACGGTCCAGCGGGCGGGGTCGATCTTGACCGCGTCGCCCCGTCTGGACTCGGCCAGGACCTTGAGCGAGCAGAGATTCAGCACGTCCGGGTGGTTCTCCAGCTCCCGCTGGTTGTTGGTCATCCCGGTGGACGGGAGCGGGGCTATCGCGAAGGTCTCCCACGGGTGTGACACCAGGCAGTCGGAGCGGTTCACGCTGACGATGCCGACGATGACGACCATGCCGCCCCAGCATTCGGCGGTGGTGGTGCAGCGGCCGTCCAGGCCGGCGATGTTGGCCGCCGGGCAGTCCTCGGTCGTCGTCGGTACGCCGAAACCGGCGTTCGCGGCCTGGGCCGACCCGCTCGGCTCGCCCGTACCGGAAGCGGAAGCAGAGGGTCCGGTGGTGGGTGCCTCGGTCGTCGAGGGCGGCAGGTACTGGTACGCCACCGTCCCGCCCGTACCGACGACGACCACCGCCACCGCCGCGACCGACACCCGCAGACGCGCCTTCTTCCGGCGCGGGGAGGCGGCGGAAGAAGGGACGGTGGTGGGCAGGACGGAGGGCGGAGCGACCGCGGGGACAGGAACGGAGGCGGGAACGGGGGCCGGGGTGGCGCCGCCCGGGTCCGCCAGGTCCACGGCGGCCAGCGCTTCCCTGAGCGCCGCCGCGCTCGGCAGGCGGTCGGCCGGGTCCGGGGCCATGGCGTGGCGGAGGACCTCGGTGAAGCGTGGGCTCACGCCGGGGAGGTCCGCCAGCGGCCAGGTGTGCCGGACGATGACCTCCGCGATACCGAGGCTGCCCTCCTGCGGGAAGTGCGGGGGCCTGCCGTGCACGAGGGCGTAGATCGTGGCGGCGAGGGAGTACACGTCCCCTGCGGGGGTGGGCTCGGCCAGCCGGAACGCCTCCGGCGGGGCGTACGCGGGCGTCAACGCCTCCCGGGTGACCGACAGTTCCTGGCCGGGGCGGGGCATCGCGGCCAGTCCGAAGTCGGCGAGGCCGACGTTTCCGTACCGGTCGATCATGATGTTGCCCGGCTTGATGTCGCGGTGCAGTACACCGCCGGCGTGGGCCGCGGCCAGCGCGTCGGCGATGCGTACGCCGATGTCACGCGCCTCGGCGGCCGGGAGCGGGCCCTGCCGGTGGAGCCGGTCGCCGAGCGAGCCGCCGGAGCACAGCTCCAGGACCATGAACGGGCGGCCGTCGTCGAGCACCCCGGCGTCGTACACCGCCACCACGTGCGGGTGGCCCGACAGCTGACCGGCCGCGGTGACCTCGCGCAAGAACCGCTGTCGGTCGCGGTCGGTGGCCAGGACCCGGCTGTCCATCTTGAGGGCGACCTCGCGGCCCACGGCCAGTTGGCGGGCCCGGTACACGGTGGCGAACCCGCCCTGGCCGAGGACCTCGACGACCTCGTAACCGGGCACGCCCGTACGTTCGAACTGCATGCTGCCGTACTCCCCCACCAGCGAGGTCGACCTCCCAGGTCGCGGTAACCGGACCGGGGTGTTGAGAGCGCCGAGAGTAGTGCACCGGAAACCACCGGGCGTTCCCGGCCGGGTCGATGACATGCTGAAAGGGTGAGCAGACCGGAGATCGTCATCAGTTTCGCCCCTGAGCTGCGGCTTTTCGTCCCGTCCGAGCGACGTGCCGGGCCCACCACCGTGGTCACCGACGGATCGTCCTCACTGGGGCACGTGGTGGAGTCGCTGGGCGTACCGCTCACGGAAGCCGGGCAACTGCTGGTCGACGGCCGGGACGTGGCGGTGTCCCATGTGCCGGGGGCGGGCGAGACGGTGGAGGTCGGTGCCGTCGTCAGACCCCAGTCGGTGCCGGGGGCGCCGCTGCGGTTCCTGCTCGACGTGCATCTGGGCACGCTCGCCCGCCGGCTGCGGCTCCTGGGTGTCGACGCGGCGTACGAGAGCGAGGACATCGGCGATCCGGCGCTGGCCGCGTTGTCGGCGGCCGAGCAACGCGTGCTGCTCTCCCGGGACCGGGGGCTGCTGCGGCGCCGGGAGCTGTGGGCGGGCGCGTACATCTACAGCGACCGTCCGGACGACCAGCTCCGGGACGTACTGGACCGGTTCGCGCCCGCACTCGCCC
Protein-coding sequences here:
- a CDS encoding SpoIIE family protein phosphatase; the encoded protein is MIPLSVAWDAIGGLVDAHERFLAGARVDSDVRDSVLDSWKRCRYAGVEPDRLLIPYAPDLTLDHRFLRAAEPVLKRLTVSLAELNTTVALCDGQARMIQRYGGDRALRARLDGVNFAPGFDASERAAGTNGVGTALAGRSPVYVAGREHFADCLQPFACAGAPIRNPLSGRIEAVLDLTCLHDDGDPAMMRFVREAVRDIETRLLEQATERERALLTAYRRADHAAHGPHVNEGAVGGWPPRLQTRPPHVTAGHEPARDGDALGPIDLAVLREKAEALIAAPHRTLDEVLLSGGRSATLLRRQIEGAAGETGVVVEARVLGGPRLRHTAPTANPVAGVPTVPQPTRTPPVVLRAVPDQPPPSPAPTETDAWLLLVGEPGVGRLAVLARRRLELLHDAGVRIGTTLDVTRTAEELTEVAVPRFADFAAVDLPDSVLRGEEPGPLGADTPLRRVALGAVHEESWLYGIGEGVRYVASTPQARALESRQPVLEPTLTADSDWIAQDPVRGERVLRAGIHSLITVPLRARGTTLGAVQFYRSERPAPFEDDDVSLAQELAGRAAICIDNARRYTRERNTALVLQRSLLPRGRSEQNAVEVAYRYLPAQAGVGGDWFDVIPLSGARVALVVGDVVGHGLHAAATMGRLRTAVHNFCALDLAPDELLTHLDDLVGRLDRGEGWAVENTYQDSGIIGATCLYAGYDPVSRRVSLTRAGHPVPAVVAPDGTVDFVDLPPGPPLGLGGTLFETVELELAEGSQLVLYTDGLIEDRLRDIDVGMDRLRTVLGCAGRAPEDTCEAVLDALLPARPADDVALLVARTHALGPDQVAQWPVPRDPAFVSHARASVTDQLTAWGLEELAFSTELVAGELITNALRHASGPVQLRLLRDRALICEVSDGSSTSPRLRRARTEDEGGRGLFLVAQLAERWGTRYTADGKIIWTEQPLPRPIP
- a CDS encoding serine/threonine-protein kinase, coding for MQFERTGVPGYEVVEVLGQGGFATVYRARQLAVGREVALKMDSRVLATDRDRQRFLREVTAAGQLSGHPHVVAVYDAGVLDDGRPFMVLELCSGGSLGDRLHRQGPLPAAEARDIGVRIADALAAAHAGGVLHRDIKPGNIMIDRYGNVGLADFGLAAMPRPGQELSVTREALTPAYAPPEAFRLAEPTPAGDVYSLAATIYALVHGRPPHFPQEGSLGIAEVIVRHTWPLADLPGVSPRFTEVLRHAMAPDPADRLPSAAALREALAAVDLADPGGATPAPVPASVPVPAVAPPSVLPTTVPSSAASPRRKKARLRVSVAAVAVVVVGTGGTVAYQYLPPSTTEAPTTGPSASASGTGEPSGSAQAANAGFGVPTTTEDCPAANIAGLDGRCTTTAECWGGMVVIVGIVSVNRSDCLVSHPWETFAIAPLPSTGMTNNQRELENHPDVLNLCSLKVLAESRRGDAVKIDPARWTVDVLPPTQTEYADGLRVMRCVATITGEQSTGAHFRPRS
- a CDS encoding Mut7-C RNAse domain-containing protein, which produces MSRPEIVISFAPELRLFVPSERRAGPTTVVTDGSSSLGHVVESLGVPLTEAGQLLVDGRDVAVSHVPGAGETVEVGAVVRPQSVPGAPLRFLLDVHLGTLARRLRLLGVDAAYESEDIGDPALAALSAAEQRVLLSRDRGLLRRRELWAGAYIYSDRPDDQLRDVLDRFAPALAPWTRCTACNGRLEQADKQTVGDRLEDGTRRTYDVFAQCAVCERLYWRGAHHARLEAIVEGALSEFGEAAGTEGRTRALNGRREKNVLTG